A window of Exiguobacterium sp. Helios genomic DNA:
TGTCGCAATCGCGTACGCTGCATTCCGGATTTGGTGTTTGCCAAGGACCGGTAGGTTGAACGTCGCACCATCAAATTTGAAAGTCGTCCCGATGAACGTCGCTTCCGCCTGTTCGATGATGTACGTATTGGTCGCATGATACCCAATGCGTTCAGCCGGCACTTCTCCCAACAACGGTTCATCTCCATCGACAAAGAGATGGCCATTCGGTTTTAAACCAGATCGAATCTCTAGTTTAGCTCGGGCGATTCCACTTCGTCCGCCCACCTGTTCGGCATGCGACTCGCCAATGTTCGTCACGAGTGCAATATCCGGTTCGGCAAGATTCGATAAGAGTTCGATATCTCCAAACCCGTTCATTCCCATTTCGAGAACAGCAACTTCCGTCTCGTTCGGCATCATCAAGATCGTCAAAGGCATTCCGATATCTGAATTGAAGTTACCTGCCGTTTTATGTGTCCGAAACGACTGTTTCAGGACACTTTCAATCATATCCTTTGTTGATGTCTTGCCGTTTGATCCAGTAATCGCGATGACTTTTGGTGCCACTTGCTGTAAATACCGTTGTGCGATGACTTGTAACGCGTTTAACGGATCTTCGACTTCAAGAACCGTGATGTCAAGCTCCGGAAGCGGAATGCCTTTTTTCCACAACGTGGCAATCGCGCCTTGAGCAACTGCTCCCTCGATGAACGAATGTCCGTCGACGCGTGCTCCCTGGATTGGGATATACAACCCTTCCGTGAGTGTACTTCTTGAATCCGTCGCAAAATTTCTTAATGACCGTGTATCGGTTTCTTCCAATCCCAACCACTGGGCGATCTGTGCAATTGTTACCATCCCTATTTCCTCCACTCGATTACAGCAAACGAGGACGAACAGAAGTCAACGAATGACTCCGGTCCGTCCTCGTTTCACTGCAGAAATCAGGAGACCGCTGTTTCTTACTCTTTTGGTTCAGCGAGTTCCACCGTCAGCTTTCCATTTTCTTTCACTAGTGTACCAGTTCGTGCCGATTGTTTGGTTACAAAACCTTTACCAATCACGTCTAACTTTAAATCGTAGAGACTGACAAGTTTTTTAACATCCCGTTGTGACCAACCGGTGATATCAGGCATTTTGAACGTCCGTCCTGTTTTAAAAAGGACACGTTCCCCGCTGACGAATTCTTGTCCGCGCGTCGGTATTTGTGAGACGACTTCAACCCCGTCACCGAGAACGACCGGTACGGCC
This region includes:
- the murF gene encoding UDP-N-acetylmuramoyl-tripeptide--D-alanyl-D-alanine ligase; the protein is MVTIAQIAQWLGLEETDTRSLRNFATDSRSTLTEGLYIPIQGARVDGHSFIEGAVAQGAIATLWKKGIPLPELDITVLEVEDPLNALQVIAQRYLQQVAPKVIAITGSNGKTSTKDMIESVLKQSFRTHKTAGNFNSDIGMPLTILMMPNETEVAVLEMGMNGFGDIELLSNLAEPDIALVTNIGESHAEQVGGRSGIARAKLEIRSGLKPNGHLFVDGDEPLLGEVPAERIGYHATNTYIIEQAEATFIGTTFKFDGATFNLPVLGKHQIRNAAYAIATARALGLTDEVIQAGLNEVQLTPMRMERLMYGQTAIINDAYNASPTSMNAAIETVATLDGFTNKVVVLGDMYELGQQERLLHASVGKKIALPVSHAILVGGKGRYIADGIVDPTVQVQFADTVEDAARLLQPLLGKQTVVLLKASRGLALEQIFTYLNET